A stretch of Chitinophaga caeni DNA encodes these proteins:
- a CDS encoding PadR family transcriptional regulator: MENKQNAYFITRWQSQIKKGLFEYIIMLLLQKQERYGYELISEIKKLADMDIAEGTIYPLLSRLKKEKLVDSRWVEMDEGVPRKYYKLTEQGNEYLEAMYQYLGELMQAITDLKNV, encoded by the coding sequence ATGGAGAATAAGCAAAATGCCTATTTCATAACCCGTTGGCAATCCCAGATCAAAAAGGGATTGTTCGAGTATATCATCATGTTGCTCTTGCAAAAACAAGAGCGCTACGGTTATGAATTGATCAGCGAAATCAAGAAGTTGGCTGACATGGATATTGCAGAAGGAACGATTTACCCCCTGCTGAGCAGGCTCAAGAAGGAGAAACTGGTGGATTCCAGGTGGGTTGAAATGGATGAAGGTGTTCCCCGCAAATATTATAAACTTACAGAGCAAGGTAACGAATACCTCGAAGCCATGTATCAATACCTCGGTGAACTGATGCAAGCCATTACTGATTTGAAAAACGTGTAA
- the glpK gene encoding glycerol kinase GlpK has product MNGHILSLDLGSSTAGVVLFDKKGRVVKQLQKEYDKYYPQPGWIEVDPDEIWFSMRAAIEELMNASGITAANIAGIGISNQRETTVIWDKTNGQPIYNAIAWQDRRSSKICDDFRYQGFSELIREKTGLLLDAYFSASKISWILDHVPGARAKAEQGSLAFGTIDSWLIWKLTGQQVHVTDITNASRTMLFNIHTLDWDADLLKLFNIPHKLLPGTCSNSEIIAYTAPAILGAPVPIAGVAGDQHAALFGQMCLEPGMVKNTYGSGCFALMNTGDQPVLSQHHLLTTVAWKIGDKVTYALEGSVFGGSSVFRWMRDGLGVIEATAEVEALAQTEEDNGGVMFVPALAGLGAPYWDAYARGMIIGITRGTSVGHIARAALEGVALGLADALEAMEKDSGRKIGEIRVDGTSATYPFFMQLQTDLLQYPVTRPAVMPSSALGAAYLAGLATGFWDWQTVKKMYEPGESFSPRQDMEFSNRLRSRWKKAIARVQNWDL; this is encoded by the coding sequence ATGAACGGTCATATCTTATCCCTCGATTTAGGGTCTAGCACGGCAGGAGTCGTCTTATTTGATAAAAAAGGGCGCGTTGTAAAACAATTGCAGAAGGAATACGATAAGTATTACCCGCAACCCGGTTGGATCGAAGTAGACCCGGATGAAATATGGTTTAGCATGCGTGCTGCCATAGAGGAGCTGATGAATGCTTCCGGCATTACCGCTGCTAATATCGCGGGGATCGGCATCTCCAACCAGCGGGAAACCACTGTTATATGGGACAAAACCAACGGCCAGCCTATTTATAATGCTATCGCTTGGCAAGATCGCAGATCTTCCAAAATCTGCGATGATTTTCGTTACCAAGGATTTTCAGAGTTGATCCGGGAAAAAACCGGTTTGTTGTTGGATGCCTATTTTTCTGCAAGCAAGATTAGCTGGATCTTGGATCATGTTCCCGGTGCCCGCGCTAAGGCAGAACAAGGGAGCCTTGCTTTCGGGACGATAGACTCCTGGCTGATTTGGAAATTAACCGGCCAGCAAGTTCATGTGACCGATATTACCAATGCTTCCCGTACCATGTTGTTTAATATCCATACGTTGGATTGGGATGCCGATTTGTTGAAACTATTTAATATTCCACATAAACTATTGCCTGGAACTTGCAGTAACAGTGAGATCATCGCTTACACTGCGCCTGCCATATTGGGCGCCCCGGTTCCGATCGCGGGAGTTGCGGGAGATCAACATGCGGCCTTGTTTGGACAGATGTGCCTGGAGCCGGGGATGGTTAAAAATACTTACGGTAGCGGCTGTTTCGCGTTGATGAACACCGGGGATCAACCCGTTTTGTCGCAACACCATTTATTGACAACGGTTGCTTGGAAGATCGGGGATAAAGTGACTTACGCATTAGAAGGAAGTGTTTTCGGCGGGAGTTCCGTGTTTCGTTGGATGAGGGACGGGTTAGGGGTTATTGAAGCTACCGCGGAAGTTGAAGCCTTGGCCCAAACCGAAGAAGATAACGGGGGCGTAATGTTCGTGCCGGCATTGGCAGGCCTCGGTGCTCCTTATTGGGATGCCTATGCACGCGGTATGATTATCGGTATTACGCGCGGCACTTCTGTTGGGCACATTGCAAGGGCAGCCTTAGAGGGTGTAGCGCTCGGTTTGGCTGATGCCCTGGAAGCCATGGAAAAAGATAGTGGCCGCAAGATAGGGGAGATCCGTGTAGATGGTACATCTGCAACTTATCCCTTTTTCATGCAACTCCAGACGGATTTGCTCCAATACCCGGTTACCCGTCCGGCTGTAATGCCTTCAAGTGCTTTGGGCGCCGCATATCTAGCGGGTTTGGCTACAGGGTTTTGGGATTGGCAAACCGTAAAGAAGATGTACGAACCGGGGGAGTCCTTCTCCCCAAGGCAAGACATGGAATTTAGTAATCGATTGAGAAGCCGTTGGAAGAAAGCTATTGCCCGCGTGCAAAATTGGGATCTTTAG
- a CDS encoding glycerol-3-phosphate dehydrogenase/oxidase translates to MMRENLLAQFKSKIDQEWDVVVIGGGATGIGAALEAVTRGYKTLLVEKADFAKSTSSKSTKLVHGGVRYLAQGDVALVREASVERGLLLKNAPHLAHNLSFVIPAYSWFDGIFYTIGLKLYDWMAGRLSLGRSLYISRKKTIERLPTIKQDHLSAGVLYHDGQFDDSRLAINLVQTFLEHGGIAINYMEVKAMEKDITGKLSGLKLQDNETGEVFHVKTKGVINATGVFTDDVLQMDDPNEPRSIVASQGVHLVLDHSFLPGKTALMIPKTSDGRVLFAVPWHNKLVVGTTDTLVESISLDPVALEKEIQFILDTADQYLTKAPKRTDVLSVWAGLRPLAAPTGEKAKTKEISRNHKIMVTPSGLVSILGGKWTTYRRMGEDVVTKLEEVHQWKKTTTATKFLPIHGFVENTDENNPLYFYGADMPGIQALAASEPGMSEVLSESLQIIAAQVAWAVRHELAQQVEDVLARRIRALFLDAHEAVRIAPKVAAIMAKELNKDTTWEQEQIQSFNTLASTYMLS, encoded by the coding sequence ATGATGCGGGAAAATTTATTAGCACAGTTTAAATCGAAGATCGACCAGGAATGGGATGTGGTTGTTATTGGTGGAGGTGCTACCGGGATCGGTGCTGCACTTGAAGCAGTTACCAGGGGATATAAAACCTTGTTGGTTGAGAAAGCAGATTTTGCAAAATCTACATCCAGCAAAAGCACGAAGTTGGTGCATGGCGGCGTGCGGTACTTGGCTCAAGGGGATGTAGCCCTGGTGCGGGAAGCCAGCGTTGAAAGGGGATTACTATTAAAAAATGCCCCGCATTTAGCGCATAACCTTTCCTTCGTAATTCCAGCATATTCATGGTTTGATGGGATCTTTTATACAATCGGGTTAAAACTCTACGACTGGATGGCAGGGCGATTAAGCCTTGGCCGTTCCTTATATATTTCCCGTAAAAAAACTATCGAACGTTTACCTACGATTAAGCAAGATCACCTTTCTGCTGGGGTATTATATCATGATGGCCAATTTGACGATTCCCGCCTGGCTATTAACCTGGTGCAAACTTTCTTGGAGCATGGCGGCATCGCTATTAACTACATGGAAGTGAAGGCGATGGAAAAGGATATAACTGGGAAATTGAGCGGCCTTAAACTTCAGGATAATGAAACCGGTGAAGTATTTCATGTAAAGACAAAAGGTGTTATTAACGCTACCGGCGTATTTACAGACGATGTTTTGCAAATGGATGATCCTAATGAACCCCGTTCTATCGTGGCCAGTCAAGGAGTACACCTGGTATTGGATCATAGCTTCCTCCCGGGAAAGACGGCGTTAATGATTCCCAAGACCAGTGATGGCAGGGTGCTTTTTGCAGTTCCATGGCATAATAAATTGGTAGTAGGTACTACCGATACTCTCGTCGAGAGCATTAGCCTGGATCCCGTAGCTTTAGAAAAGGAGATTCAATTTATTCTCGATACAGCCGATCAATATCTTACGAAAGCACCTAAAAGAACGGACGTGTTGAGCGTTTGGGCCGGGCTTAGACCTTTGGCAGCGCCTACGGGAGAAAAAGCCAAAACGAAGGAAATTTCAAGGAACCATAAAATAATGGTAACGCCTTCAGGTTTGGTAAGTATCCTCGGTGGTAAATGGACAACATACCGTAGAATGGGTGAAGATGTAGTTACGAAGCTCGAAGAAGTGCACCAGTGGAAGAAAACGACTACCGCGACAAAATTCCTCCCGATTCATGGTTTCGTCGAAAACACCGATGAAAACAACCCCCTATATTTTTATGGCGCCGATATGCCCGGCATTCAAGCATTAGCCGCTTCTGAACCCGGAATGAGCGAGGTTTTATCTGAATCCCTCCAAATCATCGCGGCACAAGTGGCTTGGGCGGTGAGGCATGAGTTGGCGCAACAGGTTGAAGATGTGTTGGCGAGAAGGATCAGGGCCCTTTTCCTCGATGCCCACGAAGCGGTACGCATAGCGCCGAAAGTGGCTGCTATCATGGCCAAAGAGTTGAATAAAGATACAACCTGGGAGCAGGAACAAATTCAATCATTCAATACCTTGGCATCCACCTACATGCTAAGCTAA
- the glpT gene encoding glycerol-3-phosphate transporter, giving the protein MNWLKPPAHKPTIPQSEIKSKYTWMRMQVFIGIFIGYAGYYLVRKNFSMAMPDLMEKGFSKGDLGLALSGVSIAYGLSKFLMGNVSDRSNARIFISLGLFLSALTMLLMGLFPWATGSIGIMFALLFLNGWFQGMGWPPSGRVMVHWFSIKERGTMMSIWNVAHNVGGGLVGPLTILGMYYFGMWQSKFFFPAAVAMVLAGIAYLLVRDTPQSCGLPSIEAYKDDYPKDYSSKSENEMTAKEIFLNYILPNRLLWYIALANIFVYLLRYGVLDWAPTYLKEAKGFNVNESSWAYFIYEYAGIPGTLLCGWISDKVFKGRRAPATIIYMALVLVFVLIYWKNPPGNIWVDNMALFAIGFLIYGPVMLIGVQALDLVPKKAAGTAAGLTGLFGYLGGAMFANVAMGYIVDHFGWDGGFVILIVACLLAIFFTLLTWRKEKERLGLI; this is encoded by the coding sequence ATGAACTGGTTAAAACCACCGGCGCACAAGCCTACTATTCCACAATCAGAAATTAAAAGTAAATATACCTGGATGAGAATGCAGGTATTTATCGGCATCTTTATCGGTTATGCAGGTTATTACCTGGTAAGGAAAAATTTTTCTATGGCTATGCCGGATCTTATGGAAAAAGGTTTTTCCAAGGGAGATCTTGGCTTGGCTCTTTCCGGCGTTTCCATTGCTTACGGTTTGAGCAAGTTCCTGATGGGAAATGTTTCTGATCGCAGCAATGCGAGGATCTTTATTTCATTAGGCTTATTTCTTTCTGCCCTAACGATGTTGTTAATGGGACTGTTCCCTTGGGCAACGGGTTCCATCGGTATCATGTTTGCTTTACTGTTTTTAAATGGTTGGTTCCAAGGTATGGGGTGGCCTCCCAGTGGCAGGGTAATGGTGCATTGGTTTTCTATCAAGGAAAGGGGAACGATGATGTCTATCTGGAATGTTGCGCATAATGTGGGTGGCGGTTTAGTAGGGCCTTTAACAATCCTCGGAATGTATTATTTCGGGATGTGGCAAAGTAAGTTTTTCTTCCCGGCGGCTGTTGCCATGGTTTTGGCGGGGATTGCCTATTTGCTGGTAAGGGACACGCCGCAGTCTTGCGGTTTGCCTTCTATCGAAGCTTACAAAGATGATTATCCGAAAGACTACAGTAGCAAGTCGGAAAATGAAATGACAGCCAAGGAGATTTTCTTGAATTATATTCTCCCGAATAGGTTGCTGTGGTACATTGCTTTGGCCAATATATTTGTCTATCTACTCCGTTACGGTGTATTGGATTGGGCGCCTACTTATTTAAAAGAAGCGAAGGGGTTTAATGTGAATGAATCTTCCTGGGCATATTTTATCTATGAATATGCAGGGATTCCGGGTACCTTATTATGTGGCTGGATCAGTGATAAGGTGTTTAAAGGTCGCCGGGCTCCTGCCACGATTATTTACATGGCATTGGTCTTAGTTTTCGTGTTGATATATTGGAAGAATCCTCCAGGTAATATTTGGGTAGATAACATGGCTTTGTTTGCTATCGGCTTCCTAATTTATGGCCCCGTGATGCTGATTGGCGTACAGGCTTTGGATCTTGTTCCGAAGAAAGCGGCGGGTACTGCGGCGGGCTTGACCGGTTTGTTCGGCTACTTGGGTGGCGCCATGTTTGCCAATGTTGCCATGGGGTATATCGTGGATCATTTTGGTTGGGATGGCGGTTTCGTTATCTTGATAGTGGCTTGTTTGCTCGCCATTTTTTTTACGTTATTGACTTGGCGCAAGGAAAAAGAAAGGTTAGGATTAATTTAA
- a CDS encoding glycerophosphodiester phosphodiesterase: MMVRSSMSALLVGSLLLSACSSQKKAASQKNVASMENQFPAFDSEAHRGGRGLKPENTIPAMKNAIDIGVTTLEMDANITKDLKVVVSHDQYMNPDISTAPDGTPVTRQQVKDLLLYQMNYADIVKYDVGMRGNPNFPQQEKMKVNKPLLSDLIQAVEKYTQQEGVAPKWYNIETKSSAKYDGVRNPKPEQFVALLMKVVIDNGIVDRTVIQSFDKRTLQVLHKKFPAVKTSFLIGDNNKKSLDENIKDLGFTPFILSPDYKLVTPALVKACHDKGVKIVPWTVNDKAKIQELKDMGVDGIISDYPNYFKELGM, from the coding sequence ATGATGGTACGTTCATCGATGTCTGCCTTACTTGTGGGAAGCTTGTTATTGTCAGCTTGCTCCTCCCAGAAGAAAGCAGCATCTCAAAAAAATGTTGCTTCCATGGAAAATCAATTCCCTGCTTTTGATTCCGAAGCGCATAGGGGAGGTAGGGGACTGAAACCTGAAAACACCATACCCGCTATGAAAAATGCGATCGATATTGGTGTTACAACACTGGAGATGGATGCGAATATTACCAAGGATTTGAAAGTTGTTGTTTCGCACGACCAGTACATGAACCCGGATATCTCCACTGCTCCGGATGGTACACCCGTTACCCGGCAGCAGGTGAAAGATTTGTTGTTATATCAAATGAATTATGCTGATATCGTTAAGTATGATGTGGGGATGCGGGGAAACCCGAATTTTCCGCAGCAGGAAAAGATGAAGGTAAACAAACCCTTGTTGTCTGATTTGATTCAAGCGGTAGAGAAATATACCCAACAGGAAGGTGTTGCCCCGAAATGGTATAACATCGAAACAAAATCATCTGCCAAGTACGATGGCGTTCGGAATCCAAAGCCGGAGCAATTCGTGGCATTGCTGATGAAGGTGGTTATTGATAACGGTATCGTGGATAGAACCGTGATACAGTCTTTTGATAAAAGAACTTTGCAGGTTTTACATAAGAAATTTCCTGCCGTAAAAACTTCCTTCTTGATCGGTGATAATAACAAGAAATCGCTGGATGAAAATATCAAGGATCTAGGTTTTACGCCTTTTATCTTGAGCCCTGATTATAAGTTGGTGACACCTGCTTTGGTGAAAGCCTGCCATGATAAAGGTGTTAAGATCGTTCCCTGGACAGTGAATGATAAAGCCAAGATTCAAGAACTGAAAGATATGGGAGTAGATGGTATTATCTCAGATTATCCCAACTACTTCAAAGAGCTCGGAATGTAA
- a CDS encoding DUF3307 domain-containing protein, whose product MENSIIWLTKLIFAHLVSDFALQKRSWIDDRNERKIKSPLLYLHVLITGVTALLFMGFQYIQTVAIITISHFLIDLFKSYLKPNFRNFVYDQLAHMAVIVLCWCWQFQLFPTEKEILEFYYQGNAWYFAAGIFFLVYPSSIIISLATKHWADQISTPRSSTADKGLVNAGKYIGIIERLIIGVLVFIGQYEAIGLLIAAKSILRYNTAKEEVKTEYLLVGTLISMSIAVAVGLLLKYLVNQ is encoded by the coding sequence ATGGAAAATAGCATTATTTGGTTAACCAAGCTGATCTTTGCGCACCTGGTGAGCGATTTTGCATTACAAAAGAGATCTTGGATAGATGATAGGAACGAACGGAAGATAAAGTCGCCCCTACTGTATTTACATGTTCTGATTACGGGTGTAACGGCCTTGTTATTCATGGGCTTTCAATATATACAAACTGTAGCGATCATCACCATCAGTCATTTCCTGATAGATTTGTTCAAATCCTATCTAAAGCCCAACTTCAGGAATTTCGTTTATGATCAACTGGCACATATGGCCGTAATCGTCTTGTGTTGGTGTTGGCAATTCCAACTATTTCCTACCGAAAAAGAGATATTGGAATTCTATTACCAAGGCAATGCCTGGTATTTTGCTGCCGGAATATTCTTCTTGGTATATCCCTCTTCCATCATCATCAGCCTAGCTACCAAGCATTGGGCAGATCAAATATCGACACCAAGAAGCAGTACCGCCGACAAAGGCTTGGTAAATGCCGGGAAATACATTGGCATCATAGAAAGATTAATAATTGGCGTATTAGTTTTTATCGGCCAATATGAAGCTATAGGCCTCTTAATTGCGGCAAAAAGTATATTAAGATATAACACGGCCAAAGAAGAAGTAAAAACGGAATATTTATTAGTAGGCACACTCATCAGCATGTCGATCGCGGTAGCAGTAGGCCTCCTGTTAAAATACCTAGTCAACCAATAA
- a CDS encoding helix-turn-helix transcriptional regulator — protein MEAVITADIVNSTKLDSRDFQLLLIEIQEQFPECDKLEFYRGDSFQVLVKDAATVYHKMLQCRLKAISHSMQEARVDIRQSISLGYVAADISNLDSHLEDIFVTSGRALDRITDPKSQQHLLITCGDAIFDISYDLIAHYTDSLVSQVTAKQAEVLYYLLLGKNQKEAATLLKKSAATINQQVKAARFEEMAYLLEQYKVLTQAFIEHGK, from the coding sequence ATGGAAGCAGTTATTACTGCGGATATCGTTAATTCCACCAAGTTAGATAGCCGGGATTTCCAGCTACTATTAATTGAAATACAAGAGCAATTCCCCGAGTGTGACAAGCTTGAATTTTACCGGGGCGATTCCTTCCAAGTTTTAGTAAAGGATGCAGCCACGGTATACCATAAAATGCTGCAATGCAGGCTAAAAGCCATCTCACATAGTATGCAAGAGGCGCGGGTAGATATTCGCCAAAGCATTAGCTTGGGCTATGTAGCAGCAGATATCTCCAACCTCGACTCCCACCTAGAAGATATTTTTGTAACTTCAGGACGTGCATTAGACCGGATTACGGATCCGAAGAGCCAACAGCACTTACTGATAACTTGCGGTGACGCTATTTTTGATATCTCTTATGATTTGATAGCCCATTACACCGATAGCTTGGTAAGCCAAGTAACAGCCAAGCAAGCGGAAGTATTATATTATCTTTTATTAGGGAAAAACCAGAAGGAGGCAGCCACCTTGTTAAAAAAATCTGCGGCAACTATCAATCAGCAAGTTAAAGCTGCCCGCTTCGAGGAGATGGCCTACCTGTTAGAACAATACAAAGTATTAACACAAGCATTTATCGAACATGGAAAATAG
- a CDS encoding nitroreductase family protein translates to MSTTTTDQASILKDIILTRRTIKPASMNGKKIEDTQVQQLFELADWAPTHGLTEPWYFMVYAGEKVQEFCLAHAELYKANAQPEQFVPGTYDKLKSMGDLASHLVVMAMKRGANPKIPALEELAATSCAIENILLGASSMGIAAYWGTGGMALKPAMKEYLKLGEEDQIMGFLYLGYSDEPIHKVGRRTRPLSEKVQWM, encoded by the coding sequence ATGAGCACAACAACAACGGATCAAGCTAGTATCTTGAAAGATATCATACTAACGCGCCGCACCATTAAGCCGGCAAGCATGAATGGTAAAAAGATCGAAGATACACAAGTGCAACAATTATTCGAATTAGCAGACTGGGCGCCTACCCACGGCTTAACCGAACCCTGGTATTTCATGGTGTACGCGGGTGAAAAAGTGCAGGAATTCTGCCTGGCGCATGCCGAACTTTATAAAGCGAATGCGCAACCGGAACAATTCGTTCCCGGCACTTACGACAAGTTAAAGTCCATGGGCGACTTGGCCTCCCACCTGGTGGTCATGGCCATGAAACGCGGCGCTAATCCTAAAATCCCGGCATTGGAAGAGCTAGCAGCGACTTCCTGCGCTATTGAAAATATTCTTTTGGGTGCCAGCAGCATGGGTATTGCCGCTTACTGGGGTACCGGTGGTATGGCCTTAAAACCAGCCATGAAAGAATACTTGAAATTAGGGGAAGAGGACCAAATTATGGGCTTCCTGTACCTTGGTTACAGCGATGAACCCATCCATAAAGTTGGCAGGAGAACCCGCCCTTTAAGTGAAAAAGTACAATGGATGTAA
- a CDS encoding acyl-CoA thioesterase, which produces MARVKIDMPDRYAFSMQIPVRIQDVNYGGHVGNDAILSMIHDARVQFLKSLGASELDAFGAGLIMADVAIVYKNESFHGDILQFEVCASEFSAFGFDLFYKVSTRREGKDLLIAEAKTGMVCFDYTQRKITKVPAALKAAMEIKES; this is translated from the coding sequence ATGGCTAGAGTTAAAATTGATATGCCGGATCGGTATGCATTTTCCATGCAGATCCCGGTTCGGATCCAGGATGTTAATTACGGTGGGCATGTAGGGAATGATGCCATCCTTTCCATGATCCACGATGCCAGGGTCCAGTTCTTGAAAAGCCTGGGCGCTAGCGAACTGGATGCTTTCGGCGCAGGCCTGATCATGGCAGATGTTGCCATCGTGTATAAAAATGAAAGCTTCCATGGCGATATATTACAGTTCGAGGTATGCGCCTCTGAATTTTCGGCTTTCGGCTTCGACTTATTTTACAAGGTTTCAACGCGCCGCGAAGGGAAAGACCTACTAATTGCCGAAGCTAAAACCGGCATGGTATGCTTCGATTACACGCAAAGAAAAATAACTAAAGTTCCTGCCGCCTTAAAAGCTGCCATGGAAATTAAAGAATCATAA
- the rdgB gene encoding RdgB/HAM1 family non-canonical purine NTP pyrophosphatase — protein MELVFATNNENKVKEIKSMLGNAFEIITLQDAGIDIDIPEPHDTLEANAREKSTVIHNMTGKNCFSEDTGLEIDALNGAPGVLSARYAGEQKSAADNIVKVLAEMEGKTNRNARFRTVISLILDEREYQFEGVCEGKIAGTGSGEKGFGYDPIFIPNGSTTSFAGMDMQEKNSYSHRAKAFRQLIDFLKNR, from the coding sequence ATGGAGCTAGTTTTTGCTACGAACAACGAAAATAAAGTAAAGGAAATCAAAAGTATGCTAGGGAATGCTTTCGAAATCATCACCCTGCAAGATGCCGGGATCGACATCGATATCCCCGAACCACACGACACGCTGGAAGCCAATGCCAGGGAGAAATCAACCGTTATACATAACATGACGGGTAAAAATTGCTTCTCCGAAGATACCGGCCTTGAAATAGACGCTCTCAATGGCGCACCGGGCGTATTGTCGGCCAGGTATGCAGGTGAACAAAAATCCGCTGCCGATAATATCGTGAAGGTACTGGCCGAAATGGAAGGAAAAACTAACAGGAACGCGCGGTTTAGAACCGTTATTTCGTTGATTCTCGATGAAAGGGAATACCAGTTTGAAGGTGTCTGCGAGGGGAAAATCGCCGGTACGGGAAGTGGCGAAAAGGGTTTCGGTTACGATCCTATTTTCATCCCCAATGGCAGCACTACCAGCTTCGCGGGGATGGATATGCAGGAAAAAAATAGTTATAGTCACCGGGCAAAGGCTTTCCGGCAACTTATCGACTTTTTAAAAAACAGGTAA
- a CDS encoding Rho GTPase-activating protein, translated as MGLDKIQFDPYLLAKIYDQPIIPGIKNPAKTVQKELPKLKFLGENQKNIALLVQNENEAYLNDELFNLLTNILNACQLGMQDVALVNLKHFPATNLRELQQVLPFQKAIGFGLEPNKLNISDIPNYQVQFIDGVQFVSSEPLTVINENKVLKGKLWQALKQLFNI; from the coding sequence ATGGGCTTAGACAAGATACAATTTGATCCTTATTTATTGGCTAAGATCTACGACCAGCCTATCATTCCCGGGATTAAAAACCCGGCCAAAACGGTTCAAAAAGAGCTGCCGAAACTCAAATTTTTAGGTGAAAATCAAAAAAATATCGCCTTGCTCGTACAAAATGAAAATGAAGCGTATTTAAACGATGAATTATTCAATTTGCTCACCAATATTTTGAATGCTTGTCAACTCGGTATGCAGGATGTTGCCCTGGTCAATTTAAAGCATTTCCCTGCTACAAACCTGCGGGAATTACAACAGGTGCTGCCATTTCAAAAGGCCATCGGCTTTGGTTTAGAACCTAACAAATTGAATATTAGCGATATACCTAATTACCAGGTACAGTTCATCGATGGTGTTCAATTCGTTTCGTCGGAGCCCCTTACCGTAATCAATGAAAATAAGGTTTTGAAAGGTAAATTATGGCAAGCTCTGAAACAACTTTTTAATATTTAA